In one Mobula hypostoma chromosome 17, sMobHyp1.1, whole genome shotgun sequence genomic region, the following are encoded:
- the irx1b gene encoding iroquois-class homeodomain protein IRX-1b: MAFPQLGYPQYLSASQAVYAADRQGVLASSRGGAEFGANPAAAVTSVLGMYANPYTAQNYSAFLPYTTDLTMFSQMGSQYELKDNPGVHPATFAAHAAPAYYPYGQFQYGDPARPKNATRESTSTLKAWLNEHRKNPYPTKGEKIMLAIITKMTLTQVSTWFANARRRLKKENKMTWGARNKEDDSTLYGSDTEGENEKKEEDEEIDLESIDIDKIDENDEEQSNGEEDEKLNPSGEGENVDLESGHDRTLQGSAVESKARETDRVDGSVAESNGTRGISLGQGNLLIPNHSKPKIWSLAETATSPDIAQKSSPNSHTQPTIQHPAFLSNHGLYTCQISKFHNWTNGAFLGQNSLLNVRSFLGANHHHHHHHPQHSQQQQSTVLTAALGAVSNEKSTDVPSPKHTDRDCIPGEPPSQQIKISFQPVNESSRPQQEGTRVLAGISSV; the protein is encoded by the exons ATGGCCTTCCCTCAGCTCGGGTACCCTCAGTATCTAAGTGCGAGCCAGGCTGTTTACGCTGCCGATCGGCAGGGAGTGCTGGCTTCTTCCCGAGGAGGAGCCGAGTTTGGGGCTAATCCCGCCGCTGCTGTAACCTCCGTGTTGGGAATGTATGCAAACCCTTACACAGCCCAGAACTACAGCGCTTTCCTCCCCTACACCACCGATCTCACCATGTTCTCCCAAATG GGTTCTCAGTACGAATTAAAGGACAACCCCGGAGTTCACCCGGCTACATTTGCAGCCCATGCGGCCCCTGCTTATTACCCCTATGGTCAGTTCCAGTATGGAGACCCAGCCAGACCCAAGAATGCAACCCGGGAGAGCACAAGCACTCTCAAAGCCTGGCTCAATGAGCACAGGAAGAACCCCTACCCCACCAAAGGGGAGAAGATCATGCTGGCCATCATCACCAAGATGACCCTGACCCAGGTCTCCACTTGGTTCGCCAACGCCAGGAGGAGGCTCAAGAAGGAGAACAAGATGACCTGGGGTGCCCGGAATAAAGAAGACGACAGTACTCTCTACGGCAGTGACACAGAGGGGGAGAACGAGAAAAAAGAGGAGGACGAGGAGATTGACCTGGAGAGTATCGATATCGACAAAATCGATGAAAACGATGAGGAGCAAAGTAACGGAGAGGAGGATGAAAAACTGAACCCCAGTGGTGAGGGAGAAAACGTGGATTTGGAGAGCGGGCACGATCGGACTTTGCAAGGGTCTGCTGTTGAAAGCAAAGCGAGAGAGACGGACAGAGTGGATGGGAGTGTTGCCGAAAGCAATGGCACCAGGGGGATTTCATTAGGACAGGGGAATTTGCTAATCCCAAATCACAGCAAACCGAAAATCTGGTCCTTGGCAGAGACTGCGACCAGTCCAGACATTGCCCAGAAATCTTCGCCAAACAGCCACACGCAGCCGACCATTCAGCACCCGGCTTTTCTCTCAAACCATGGACTCTACACATGTCAAATCAGCAAATTTCATAACTGGACGAACGGTGCTTTCCTGGGCCAGAACTCTTTGCTAAATGTCAGGTCGTTTCTGGGGGCGaatcatcaccaccaccaccatcatccgCAGCATTCGCAGCAGCAACAGTCTACTGTGCTAACGGCGGCCCTCGGAGCAGTAAGCAATGAAAAATCAACAGATGTACCCAGTCCAAAACACACAG ATAGAGATTGTATTCCAGGCGAACCTCCATCACAGCAAATAAAAATATCATTTCAACCCGTAAACGAAAG CTCACGGCCTCAGCAGGAAGGGACAAGAGTTTTAGCAGGAATCTCCTCCGTCTGA